The Coffea arabica cultivar ET-39 chromosome 8e, Coffea Arabica ET-39 HiFi, whole genome shotgun sequence genome window below encodes:
- the LOC113704818 gene encoding uncharacterized protein, which translates to MEGELTELLQKFSLAGNELAGAMLNPEDLNSEVRECEGSLIGRIMGEKVANFTGVKNFVAAAWSYPKNLTVMELGPNLYQFNIPNLEERDRIVEGGPWVIDNQVMILRMWSEEIEENYGAFATAPSWMQPWNLPVHWLTKEVGRKIGAVFKEVKEVIIPQSGGKEGRHLKILALVDLSTPLLRGTVVQTAGTFKWVVFKYERYPDFCYNCGVVGHSERSCKEQRVTMARLSENQYGPWIRAGSTISPSKERHLKADLNKDKRY; encoded by the coding sequence ATGGAGGGTGAGTTGACCGAGCTGTTACAGAAATTTTCCTTAGCTGGAAATGAGCTTGCGGGAGCTATGTTGAATCCAGAGGATCTAAACAGTGAAGTTAGAGAATGTGAAGGAAGCTTGATAGGCAGAATTATGGGGGAAAAAGTAGCTAACTTTACAGGGGTGAAGAACTTTGTTGCCGCTGCTTGGAGCTACCCCAAAAACTTGACAGTCATGGAACTAGGGCCCAATTTATACCAGTTTAACATTCCTAATCTGGAAGAGAGAGATAGGATTGTGGAAGGGGGTCCGTGGGTGATAGATAATCAAGTGATGATTCTTAGGATGTGGTCAGAAGAgattgaagaaaattatggagCTTTTGCTACAGCACCTTCGTGGATGCAACCATGGAACTTGCCTGTGCATTGGCTAACTAAAGAGGTGGGTAGGAAGATTGGAGCTGTGTTTAAAGAAGTGAAAGAGGTTATTATACCTCAGTCTGGGGGAAAAGAGGGTAGACATCTCAAAATCCTGGCCCTTGTAGACCTATCAACACCTCTCCTTAGAGGTACAGTAGTTCAAACAGCAGGAACATTTAAGTGGGTAGTTTTCAAGTATGAGAGATATCCAGACTTTTGTTATAATTGTGGTGTGGTAGGCCATAGTGAAAGATCTTGTAAAGAGCAGAGAGTTACGATGGCAAGGCTCTCAGAGAACCAATACGGCCCTTGGATAAGAGCAGGTAGTACCATAAGTCCTAGTAAGGAAAGACATTTGAAAGCTGATCTGAATAAGGACAAAAGATATTGA